A stretch of DNA from Microlunatus sp. Gsoil 973:
TCCGATGAACCCGGCTCCGCCGGTGACCAGGACCCTCATCCCGGATGCGCCGGCAGTTCGACGTCGAAGCGGCAACCGTCGTCGGTGTTCCGTACCGCGATCCGCCCCTGATGGGACTCCACGACGCCCCGGGCGATGGCCAATCCCAGCCCTGCCCCGTCCGGAGCCGTACGCGATCGGTCGCCGCGCCAGCCGGCATCGAAGACCTTCGGCAGGTCCGGCTCCGGGATGCCACCACAGCTGTCGGACACGGCGACCGCGACGTCGCCGCCGGGCTCGCGGCCGGCGATGATGGTCACGGTGCCGCTGCGGCTTGTGTGCCGTACGGCGTTGGTCACCAGATTGCCCAGCGCTCGGACCAGGTCGTCGGCGTCGCCGCTGATCGCCAGCCGGTCGTCCTCGGGCACATCCACCACCAGCGCCACCCCGGACCGTTCGGCCGACGATTCCACCTCGTCGGCCAGGTCGACGACCAGTTCCCGGACCGAGAGCAGCTTGTGCTCCCTGGCCGGCGGTCCGCCCTGTACCCGCGACAGCTCGAACAGGTCGGCGACCAGCGTGTCCATCCGGCCGACCGTCGCACGGATCTGCACCATCGCCGCGGGAATATCGGAGATCATGCCGTCCTCCAGCGCCTCCGCCATCGCCCGCAGACCTGACAACGGCGTCCGCAGGTCGTGGGAGAGGTGTTGGACAAGTTGCTGCCGTGCGTACTGGGCCGCCTGTTCGCGGGCGCGGGCATCGGCGAGCCGGGTCCGGGTGGCGTCCAGCTCGGCCATCACTCCGGCGAGCTCGGCCGGCATCGCGGTCTGCTGGGTGCCGGCCGCCCGGGCGGGCAACTCCGGCGACAGTCGGGAGATCCCGGCTCCCAAGGACATCGCGCCGGCCGCGATCCGGCGGGTCACCAGCAGCGTCAGCGCGGCCGCAAGCACAAGAGAGACCGTCAACGCGAGCATGATCACTCCGCTGTCGTGTCCGGACAGGAACATGAAGCGGACGTTGATCACCACTGCGGCGGCGACGGCGACCACCGGCGCCAGCACGGCGATGATCATCTGGTAGCGCACCGATGCGTGCCGGGTCAGCCGCAGAAGTCCCAGGGCGACGGTTCCGATCACCAGGCAGGTGAGCACCGCGATGCCGGTGATCACCAGCTGATCTTGTAACACCCTGCTCATACCAGTTCGTCCCCCCGTGCGGCCCGGTAACCCTCGCGGCCGACGGTGAGCACCAGACGGGGATCGGACGGGTCGTCCTCCAGCTTCTGACGCAGCCTGCGGACATGTACGGTCACGGTCGAGTTGTCTCCGAAATCCCAGCCCCAGACCCGATTGAGCAGTGCGGCCTTGCTGAACGTCTCCCCGGGATGACCGGCAAGGAAGGCCAGCAGGTCGAACTCCCGGCTGGTCAGACCCAGCGGTTCGCCGTGCCGGGCCGCCGTCCGTGCGGCAAGATCGATCTCCGCGTCGCCCAGCCGCAGCGAGCGTTCCCGCAACCGGCTGCCGGTGAGCTGCTCGGCGCGGCGCAGCAGCGCCTGGACCCGCAGCACGATCTCCCGAGGACTCAGCGGCTTCACCACGTAGTCGTCCGCGCCGATCTCCAGGCCGACCAGCCGGTCAGACTCGTCGCCGCGCGCCGAGATGATGATCACCGCCGCATGATCACCGGCCGTCCGGCGCCGGCGGAGCACCTCCAGACCGGACAGCGTCGGCAACATCACGTCCAACAGGACGACGTCAGGAACCGTACGCTGCCACGTCGTCACCGCCTCCGACCCGTCCGCGGCGAGCGCCACCTGGTGACCGGCCTTGGTCAGGTAGCTCGCCAGCACACCGGCCAGCATCCGATCGTCCTCGACGATCAACACCTGTGCACCCACGGTGACAGCGTACGAGTCCGGGCCGGGCAGCGGATCGGATCGACCCGGCCACAGCCGATCACGTAAGCGAACCGAAAGCGTTTGATCATGGTGGATTCCGCGGCAGCTGTCTAGGTTCGCGGACATGGAATCGGTGCAGGTCGTTCTGCCATGTCTGAACGAGGCGGCTGCCTTGCCGACGGTGCTGGCGTCGATCCCGTCCGGCTACCGGGTGCTGGTCGTCGACAACGGCTCGGTCGACGCGACGGCCGAGGTCGCCCGGGAGTTCGGCGCCGCGGTGGTCTCCTGCCCGACCCGCGGCTACGGCGCGGCCTGCCACGCCGGACTGCAGGCGGCGACCTGCGATGTCGTGGTGCTGATGGACGCCGACGGGAGCCTCGACGGCGGTCAACTGCCCCGGGTCGTCGACCCGGTCCGCGACGGACGCGCCGACCTGATGATCGGCAGCCGGCGTCCGGTCGATCACGCCGCCTGGCCCTGGTGGCTGCGGTTGGCCAATGCCGAGCTTGCCCGGGAACTGTCGATCCGCACCGGTCAACGGATTCGTGATCTTGGTCCGATGCGCGCGGCACGCCGGGAACGACTGCTGTCACTCGGCCTGCAGGACCGGCGCAGCGGGTATCCGGCCGAGACCGTGGTCGCCGCGGCGGACGCCGGCTGGTGGATCGGCCAAGTGGAGGTGGACTACCGGCCGAGGATCGGACGATCCAAGGTGACCGGTACGCCGATGGGTGCGTTTCGTGCTGTCCGCGACCTGCGCGCTGTGATGGCGGCACGATGACCGCCGTCACCACAGGACTCGGGGCGCCGTTCGACGACCTCGGGCCGGTTCGACGGCCGGTCGACCGGGCGGAAGTGATCATCGTGCTCGCGAAGGAGCCGCTGCCGGGCCGGGCCAAGACCCGACTGCAGTCGGAGTTCACGTCCGAGCAGGCGTCGGCGCTGGCCGCTGCGGCACTGACCGACACGCTCGATGTCGTCCGCGCAACGCCGGTGCGGCGCAAGATCCTTGCCTGGGAAGGGGACCCGGAGCATTGGGGGCGAGGCTTCGAGCTGATCGACCAGGGCTCGGGTGGTCTCGCCGACCGGCTCGGACGGGCTTTCGATCATGCGCTGGCCGACGCGGCCGACGCACCGACCCTGCTGATCGCGATGGACACTCCCCAGGTGACCCGGGAACTGCTGGCGACGTCCTGGGACGGGGCGGACGCGGTGATCGGTCTGACGGAGGACGGTGGCTACTGGGCCATCGGGTTGCGACGTGGCCCGGCACCCGAGGTGTTCGCATCAATACCGATGTCGACCGACCGGACCGGCGCAGCGCAGGTCGCGCGCCTGCTCGATCTTGGATACCAGGTCAAACTGCTGCCGCCACTGCGTGATGTGGACACTCCCGATGACGCGGAACGGATCGCTGCCGACCGTCCTCATCTCGGCTTCTCCCGGCTGTATCGGCAACTGATCACCGATCGTGACGCGACGGCCGGCGCCTCGGTCGACCTGCACCGGATCTTCGACCACGCCTACCACGGCAGGTCTCTTGAGGCGAAGACCGTCGACGGCGTCGATCCCCTCCGGATCGCTGCGGATCTGTGGCATCGGCCGGCCGACGCCGTCGACCGGCTGGTCGTCGCGCGCTGCCAACCACCGGTCCTCGACCTGGGCTGCGGCCCGGGCCGGATGGTCGCCGCGCTCACCGAATCGGGACGCTCCGCGCTGGGCGTGGACGTGTCCTCTGTTGCGGTCGGGGCCAGCAATCGCCGTGGTGCCCCGACCCTGAGACGGGACCTCAGCGGCCCGCTACCGGGGGAGGGCCGCTGGGGGACCGTGCTCCTGATGGACAGCAACCTCGGCCTGGGTGGCGATCCGGACCGGCTGCTGCGCCGTTGCGCTGCTCTCGTAGCGCCCGGTGGCCTGATCATCTGTGAGACAGACCCCGAGCCGTACGCCGACGAGACGCATCGGGTGCTGCTCCGCGCTGGCACGGCCTCGGGACGGGTCCGCTGGGCTCGGATCGGCATCGAGGCGCTGGCCGCCCGAGCCCGCCGGCACAACCTGGTGGTCGCCGAACGCTGGTCAGCCGGCGGCCGTACTTGCCGCGCTGCGCACGCTCTAGCAACTCGGCGATGATCACGGCAAGCACGGTGATCCCGCCGGTGATCAACAGCGCCGGCAGCGGCGGCGTGACCTCAGCGGTGGGATTCTTCTGATGAGCGCGGGCACCGACGGCGATGGCGGTGATGATCACCAGGCTGCCGACGGCAAGCAGTCCGGTCCGCAACGGCATCCTGCGGTGGTGCGGTAGCCGGCGTAGGACGAGGTGACCCAGCAGCAGGCAGAGCGGCATCAACACCAGGTCGTTGATCAACCACGCGGACAGCCCCCAGCGCGCCAGCCGGAACCAGTCGGGAATGCTGACCCTGGTCAGCACCAGGAACAGTCCGTAGGCCACCGCGCACCCGCCGAGCACGGCGAGCGCTGCCCGGACGATCGTAGTGGTCACAGCACCTCCAGCCGCTCGACCCACTTGGTCTGCAATGCACCTAGCCGGTTGGGTGCGATGACCCGTGCCGGGAACCCATGATCGGGATGCAGCGCCTCGCCGTTGATCGTGAGGGCAAGGATGCTGCGATCGTCCTCGACGAAGTCGGCCGGCAGGATCGTCTGCGCATAACGCGATCCGCGTTCCAGCGAGACGACCCGTACGCCCTGATCACCGCCGCCGACCAGTTCGATCAACTCCCTGATCCGCACTCCGGACCACTCGGCTCCGATGCTCCAACCCT
This window harbors:
- a CDS encoding glycosyltransferase family 2 protein, which produces MESVQVVLPCLNEAAALPTVLASIPSGYRVLVVDNGSVDATAEVAREFGAAVVSCPTRGYGAACHAGLQAATCDVVVLMDADGSLDGGQLPRVVDPVRDGRADLMIGSRRPVDHAAWPWWLRLANAELARELSIRTGQRIRDLGPMRAARRERLLSLGLQDRRSGYPAETVVAAADAGWWIGQVEVDYRPRIGRSKVTGTPMGAFRAVRDLRAVMAAR
- a CDS encoding response regulator transcription factor, encoding MGAQVLIVEDDRMLAGVLASYLTKAGHQVALAADGSEAVTTWQRTVPDVVLLDVMLPTLSGLEVLRRRRTAGDHAAVIIISARGDESDRLVGLEIGADDYVVKPLSPREIVLRVQALLRRAEQLTGSRLRERSLRLGDAEIDLAARTAARHGEPLGLTSREFDLLAFLAGHPGETFSKAALLNRVWGWDFGDNSTVTVHVRRLRQKLEDDPSDPRLVLTVGREGYRAARGDELV
- a CDS encoding sensor histidine kinase KdpD; this encodes MSRVLQDQLVITGIAVLTCLVIGTVALGLLRLTRHASVRYQMIIAVLAPVVAVAAAVVINVRFMFLSGHDSGVIMLALTVSLVLAAALTLLVTRRIAAGAMSLGAGISRLSPELPARAAGTQQTAMPAELAGVMAELDATRTRLADARAREQAAQYARQQLVQHLSHDLRTPLSGLRAMAEALEDGMISDIPAAMVQIRATVGRMDTLVADLFELSRVQGGPPAREHKLLSVRELVVDLADEVESSAERSGVALVVDVPEDDRLAISGDADDLVRALGNLVTNAVRHTSRSGTVTIIAGREPGGDVAVAVSDSCGGIPEPDLPKVFDAGWRGDRSRTAPDGAGLGLAIARGVVESHQGRIAVRNTDDGCRFDVELPAHPG
- a CDS encoding DUF2064 domain-containing protein codes for the protein MTAVTTGLGAPFDDLGPVRRPVDRAEVIIVLAKEPLPGRAKTRLQSEFTSEQASALAAAALTDTLDVVRATPVRRKILAWEGDPEHWGRGFELIDQGSGGLADRLGRAFDHALADAADAPTLLIAMDTPQVTRELLATSWDGADAVIGLTEDGGYWAIGLRRGPAPEVFASIPMSTDRTGAAQVARLLDLGYQVKLLPPLRDVDTPDDAERIAADRPHLGFSRLYRQLITDRDATAGASVDLHRIFDHAYHGRSLEAKTVDGVDPLRIAADLWHRPADAVDRLVVARCQPPVLDLGCGPGRMVAALTESGRSALGVDVSSVAVGASNRRGAPTLRRDLSGPLPGEGRWGTVLLMDSNLGLGGDPDRLLRRCAALVAPGGLIICETDPEPYADETHRVLLRAGTASGRVRWARIGIEALAARARRHNLVVAERWSAGGRTCRAAHALATRR